One region of Paenibacillus polymyxa M1 genomic DNA includes:
- the rd gene encoding rubredoxin: MKKYVCQPCGYVYDPAMGDPDEDVMPGTAFEDLPEDWVCPVCGEDQSHFAPIDDAE; the protein is encoded by the coding sequence ATGAAAAAATATGTATGTCAGCCCTGTGGATACGTTTATGATCCTGCTATGGGTGACCCTGATGAAGACGTCATGCCAGGTACAGCGTTCGAAGACCTTCCGGAAGACTGGGTTTGTCCAGTCTGCGGTGAGGATCAAAGCCATTTTGCCCCTATAGATGATGCAGAATAA
- a CDS encoding FprA family A-type flavoprotein, which translates to MKPGFKLAKDIYWVGKIDNREVPFHRLLLSKGTTYNAYLLKTGKPTIVDTVDMAFGREFAEAVAELIDPLDIQYIIVNHTEPDHSGGLAALASKAANATIVCTEIAVPEIQQMYKLQHRNFLVIKDGDQLDIGGKTLLFKETPYLHTEETMITYCIEDKILFPCDIFSTHVAVEHLFADEAGFDITEDFIGYYQAIIHPHRRYVRTLIEAVSDLDIEMIAPSHGFAIRHDIAKFIDLYASMSTETKDDKKVAIVYATLKNNTKKMANILRDCFLENQIKVELWDVDKADETEILNSITSADAVFVGSSTKYADMTGKLEDLLQKMQKMNLEGKLAAAFGSYGWSGEAIEVVQDYLNGTNMKVQSTSDVIKSTGMTHVEFPVRIRFSPTEVEKVKKIKNAAEFVSDLLLSVI; encoded by the coding sequence ATGAAACCAGGATTTAAGCTGGCAAAGGATATTTATTGGGTAGGAAAAATTGATAATCGTGAGGTCCCCTTTCATCGTCTTCTACTATCAAAGGGTACAACATATAATGCATATCTGCTGAAAACAGGAAAACCAACTATTGTAGATACCGTAGATATGGCGTTCGGCAGAGAATTTGCAGAAGCTGTAGCGGAATTAATCGACCCGTTGGATATTCAATATATAATCGTCAATCACACGGAACCGGATCACTCCGGCGGGTTAGCGGCACTTGCTTCCAAGGCAGCAAACGCCACAATTGTCTGCACGGAGATTGCCGTTCCGGAAATTCAGCAGATGTACAAGCTCCAGCATCGGAATTTCCTCGTCATCAAGGATGGGGATCAACTCGATATTGGAGGCAAGACACTGCTGTTCAAGGAAACACCTTATCTCCATACAGAAGAAACTATGATTACGTATTGCATCGAAGACAAAATCTTGTTCCCTTGCGATATTTTCAGCACACACGTGGCTGTAGAACATCTATTTGCCGATGAGGCCGGCTTTGATATCACCGAGGATTTTATCGGATACTATCAGGCTATTATTCATCCTCATCGCAGATATGTGCGTACATTAATCGAAGCTGTATCTGACTTGGATATTGAGATGATTGCTCCTTCCCACGGCTTCGCGATCCGACATGATATTGCCAAATTTATTGATTTGTACGCATCGATGAGCACCGAAACCAAGGATGATAAAAAAGTAGCGATTGTTTATGCCACCTTAAAAAATAATACTAAAAAAATGGCAAACATCCTGAGAGATTGCTTTTTGGAGAACCAAATCAAGGTGGAGCTATGGGATGTAGATAAAGCGGATGAAACCGAGATATTAAATAGTATTACCTCAGCGGATGCTGTTTTCGTCGGCAGCTCTACCAAATATGCCGACATGACAGGCAAATTGGAAGATCTGCTGCAAAAAATGCAAAAAATGAATTTGGAAGGTAAGCTGGCTGCCGCCTTTGGTTCCTACGGCTGGAGCGGTGAAGCCATTGAAGTCGTACAGGATTACTTGAACGGTACTAATATGAAAGTCCAAAGCACTTCAGATGTAATCAAGTCAACGGGTATGACGCATGTGGAATTCCCAGTACGCATTCGCTTCTCTCCTACAGAAGTTGAAAAAGTGAAAAAAATTAAAAATGCCGCTGAATTTGTCTCAGATCTGCTGCTTAGTGTTATTTGA
- a CDS encoding glycosyltransferase 87 family protein, with translation MGGPAQRPSDGQTAGNLGTGSVGQDQQNSLPTSTDAASSSDSKNQGTTGQTTNSSSENSSTSGDKGTTAGNDTSASDGSGVARDGQHRGPGGMSGNGSGMGMGGPGGGMGGGRNGNSSSAYATPMAIFAALFFGAFVFIAYRFRAQEWKLGERNRGLMLWTVLGVGFSLRMAIAPWISGHMDLMLFRNWATTAADSLSGFYTNGSSDYPPFYIYILYVIGKIGSTDAFSPYMSVLLRLPNILADIVTAYMLYRLASKRVGYGVSLGLAIFYVFNPAVFINSTFWGQVDSFFTMLIVGMIVLLVENRIGWSAVLFTIAVLMKPQGIIYGPVLFFELLRQRKIQPWLLSIGGAVVTTILVILPFSWGQEPLWLLDLYKGTVGEYPYASVNAYNFFALIGGNYTQDTTTLFLFSYHTWGMICIVLVTLFTWWMYIRSRKPQFAAAAALVLIAGVFTFASSMHERYLFPAAALAVLAYLYLKDRRFLWLAGGFSLTIFLNTFDIFYSSNSQDHYGIILCVTSLLNVLLFGYLVKVVWDCSRPATIQAALPKATNIAPLSAE, from the coding sequence ATGGGAGGGCCGGCGCAACGTCCCTCTGACGGTCAGACCGCAGGGAACCTGGGAACAGGAAGTGTAGGACAAGATCAGCAGAATTCTCTCCCAACATCTACGGATGCGGCGAGCAGCTCTGACAGCAAGAATCAGGGGACGACGGGCCAGACGACCAACTCCTCTAGTGAGAATTCGTCGACATCGGGTGACAAAGGTACAACGGCCGGGAATGATACGTCTGCCTCGGACGGCAGTGGTGTTGCTAGAGACGGACAGCACAGAGGCCCCGGTGGCATGTCTGGTAACGGATCTGGAATGGGCATGGGCGGTCCTGGCGGTGGTATGGGTGGTGGAAGAAATGGAAATTCTTCATCTGCTTATGCTACTCCGATGGCGATTTTCGCTGCTTTGTTCTTCGGTGCGTTCGTGTTTATTGCGTATCGTTTTCGGGCTCAAGAATGGAAGCTCGGGGAACGTAACCGGGGACTGATGCTGTGGACTGTGCTGGGTGTAGGATTCTCTTTAAGAATGGCGATCGCCCCATGGATCTCGGGCCACATGGATTTAATGCTATTCCGAAACTGGGCTACGACAGCAGCGGATAGCTTGTCAGGCTTTTACACGAATGGTTCCAGTGATTATCCACCGTTCTATATTTATATTTTATATGTAATCGGTAAAATCGGCTCTACGGATGCTTTCAGTCCTTATATGTCTGTATTGCTGCGGCTTCCGAATATTTTAGCTGATATCGTGACAGCGTACATGCTGTACCGGTTGGCAAGCAAACGGGTCGGCTATGGAGTGAGCCTCGGATTGGCTATATTCTATGTGTTTAACCCAGCTGTATTTATCAATTCGACCTTCTGGGGGCAGGTAGATTCATTTTTTACCATGCTGATTGTGGGCATGATTGTGCTGCTGGTGGAAAACCGGATCGGCTGGTCCGCTGTACTGTTTACGATAGCGGTATTGATGAAGCCACAGGGGATTATTTATGGGCCGGTTCTGTTCTTTGAGCTGCTGAGACAGCGCAAAATACAGCCATGGCTGTTGTCAATTGGTGGTGCCGTTGTGACAACCATTCTGGTTATATTGCCATTTTCATGGGGACAGGAGCCGTTATGGCTGCTTGATTTATACAAGGGGACAGTTGGCGAATATCCATATGCTTCGGTGAACGCGTATAACTTCTTCGCACTAATTGGTGGCAATTATACGCAGGACACTACAACGCTGTTCCTGTTCAGTTACCATACATGGGGGATGATCTGCATTGTGCTGGTGACTCTGTTTACATGGTGGATGTATATCCGCAGTCGGAAACCACAATTTGCAGCAGCAGCTGCACTGGTGCTCATTGCAGGTGTATTTACCTTCGCTTCCAGCATGCATGAACGGTATCTGTTCCCTGCGGCGGCGTTAGCTGTACTGGCGTACCTGTATTTGAAAGATCGCAGATTTTTGTGGCTTGCGGGTGGATTCAGTCTTACGATTTTCCTGAACACCTTTGATATTTTCTATAGCTCTAATTCTCAGGATCATTACGGTATTATTTTGTGCGTGACATCATTGCTCAATGTGTTGTTGTTTGGGTATTTGGTCAAAGTAGTGTGGGATTGCTCCAGGCCGGCTACAATTCAGGCTGCGCTTCCCAAGGCCACCAATATAGCTCCTTTATCCGCAGAATGA
- a CDS encoding NAD(P)/FAD-dependent oxidoreductase encodes MDNQHYVIIGGGVAAVNAAKAIRDHDELAEISIYGEESSLPYNRVKLSKALFTDLHSDKILIKKEKWFASQRIHVYSGVKIAAIHAEDCTIETANGQTVAYDKLLLCTGAHNRKLVLDGASLRNVHNIRFRQDADRLKTELRQGDRICIIGGGIQGVETAWSFQQAGYAVTILEASQRLMPRQLDEKASAILTRRVIEQGTQVCLGQGVKRITGTDHVEGVELQDGTVIPCEHVVYSIGIVPNTELARQIGLDIGQGILVNAQMETSSAHIYAAGDVAEFHNRVDGLWESAMEQGKIAGTNMAGTSTAYQRPLPVTLSNSYESPLFSIGLVDEQVCDTSLTRENQVSYTRMFIQNGSICGVIGFGDALASLPYKTAIIQGLSPDAPELTKILDDKEN; translated from the coding sequence ATGGATAACCAACATTACGTTATCATCGGAGGGGGCGTGGCCGCTGTCAACGCGGCAAAAGCGATTAGAGATCATGATGAGCTAGCAGAAATTTCTATTTACGGGGAAGAGTCCTCCCTTCCATATAACAGAGTCAAGCTTTCGAAGGCACTATTCACTGACTTGCACAGCGACAAAATCCTGATTAAAAAGGAAAAGTGGTTTGCTAGTCAACGGATTCATGTGTATTCCGGCGTAAAGATCGCGGCGATACACGCAGAGGACTGCACCATCGAAACAGCCAACGGGCAAACCGTTGCTTATGACAAGCTGCTGCTGTGTACAGGAGCCCACAACCGTAAGCTTGTGCTGGACGGAGCTTCACTAAGGAACGTTCACAATATTCGGTTTCGACAAGATGCAGACAGACTTAAAACGGAATTGCGACAAGGTGACCGGATATGTATCATCGGCGGTGGTATTCAGGGTGTAGAAACCGCATGGTCCTTCCAGCAAGCCGGATATGCCGTTACCATTCTGGAAGCTTCGCAACGGCTCATGCCTCGCCAGCTAGATGAAAAGGCATCCGCTATTTTGACCCGCCGAGTTATCGAACAGGGTACCCAGGTGTGCCTTGGGCAAGGCGTAAAGCGTATTACAGGCACAGATCATGTAGAGGGCGTAGAACTGCAGGACGGCACTGTTATTCCCTGCGAACATGTCGTGTACTCTATCGGAATTGTACCTAATACGGAGCTTGCTCGCCAAATCGGCCTTGATATTGGACAAGGCATTCTGGTGAATGCGCAGATGGAGACCAGCTCCGCCCATATATATGCGGCAGGTGATGTAGCCGAGTTCCACAATAGAGTAGATGGATTATGGGAAAGTGCTATGGAGCAAGGGAAAATAGCAGGCACTAATATGGCGGGTACCTCCACAGCTTACCAGCGTCCTCTTCCTGTCACCCTGTCCAACAGCTATGAAAGCCCCTTGTTTTCCATCGGTCTGGTAGACGAACAAGTCTGTGACACCAGCCTGACCCGTGAAAATCAAGTTTCTTATACACGTATGTTCATACAAAACGGCTCTATCTGCGGTGTGATCGGCTTTGGGGATGCTCTCGCTTCACTTCCATATAAAACAGCCATTATCCAAGGACTCAGTCCGGATGCACCAGAGCTTACAAAAATTTTGGATGACAAGGAGAACTAA
- a CDS encoding Crp/Fnr family transcriptional regulator yields the protein MSCPCQCEQEPCARKVPIFSSLSCEDLCKVSSMIRHRKYQKGEALIVEEQASDTLYIIKSGHVKLLKMTPQGKEQILHILTTGDFFGELNIFNNDELSNFSAYALKDTDICMLTKDDMDELIRNNPDISLRLLKTITKRLAHTENLAQSLATKDPEIRIAYMILELGHKYGKPDGSYIKINLPLSREEMANYVGVTRETISRKFGKFEQLGIIHIKGTREITIRDVQKLNEYMD from the coding sequence ATGTCCTGCCCCTGCCAGTGTGAACAGGAGCCCTGTGCCCGCAAAGTGCCTATCTTTTCCTCTTTGTCCTGCGAAGATTTGTGTAAGGTTAGCTCTATGATCCGGCACCGAAAATATCAGAAAGGCGAGGCCTTGATTGTCGAGGAACAGGCTTCCGATACGCTGTACATTATTAAAAGCGGGCATGTTAAGCTGCTGAAGATGACACCTCAGGGCAAAGAACAAATTCTGCACATTCTGACAACTGGCGATTTTTTTGGTGAGTTAAATATATTTAATAACGACGAGTTGAGCAATTTTAGTGCGTACGCCTTAAAGGATACTGATATTTGTATGCTTACTAAAGATGATATGGATGAGTTGATCCGCAACAATCCCGATATCTCTTTGAGGCTGCTCAAAACGATTACCAAACGCTTGGCACATACCGAAAACCTGGCTCAAAGCCTGGCTACCAAAGACCCGGAAATCCGTATCGCCTACATGATTCTCGAACTCGGACATAAATACGGCAAGCCGGACGGCTCCTATATTAAAATAAATCTCCCCCTTTCACGCGAAGAGATGGCTAATTATGTGGGTGTCACTCGTGAAACGATCAGCCGAAAATTCGGAAAATTTGAACAGCTGGGGATTATTCATATCAAGGGTACACGTGAGATTACCATCCGCGATGTACAGAAACTGAACGAATATATGGATTGA